One Pontibacillus yanchengensis DNA window includes the following coding sequences:
- the ilvB gene encoding acetolactate synthase large subunit has protein sequence MEGLQVKVEAKMAMNTDSNSKPNTGADLLVKALIQEKVDTLFGYPGGAVLPIYDAIYRAGDGFEHILTRHEQGAIHAAEGYARVSGKPGVVIATSGPGATNLITGIADAMMDSLPLVIFTGQVASNVIGTDAFQEADVMGITTPITKHNYQVQSISDLPRIVREAFHIASTGRPGPVVVDIPKNISSGPAEEEYESTFYLPGYQPNLKPNPLQIKKLEDALAKAKKPVLLTGAGIIHGNASEELKAFAHHHAIPVTNTLLGLGGYPGNDELFLGMAGMHGTYAANMALYECDLLINIGSRFDDRLTGKLEHFAPNATVAHVDIDPAEIGKNITTHIPIVADSKEALKVLQKHDVESTNHGDWLRHLQEYKEEYPLWYNNPEEKMVPQWLMEKVHEATNGDAVVTTDVGQHQMWAAQYYTFNEPNRWVTSGGLGTMGFGFPAAIGAYLANPEKASVAVVGDGGFQMTMQELSILQEKRYPVKVVIVNNEALGMVRQWQEKFYEERYSESLLHTQPDFVKLSESYNVNALKIESQQHLEEVLPELMQNDEPVVLDCRVLQQENVYPMIAPGKGLHEMIGVKPT, from the coding sequence ATGGAGGGATTACAGGTGAAGGTAGAAGCAAAAATGGCCATGAACACAGATTCTAACTCTAAGCCAAATACAGGTGCTGATCTACTCGTCAAAGCTTTGATTCAGGAAAAAGTTGATACACTATTCGGTTATCCCGGAGGTGCTGTTTTACCGATTTATGACGCGATTTACAGAGCTGGGGATGGATTTGAACACATTTTAACTCGCCATGAACAAGGCGCTATTCATGCAGCTGAAGGTTACGCTCGTGTTTCAGGTAAGCCAGGTGTTGTAATTGCTACATCAGGTCCTGGAGCTACAAACCTTATTACAGGGATCGCAGACGCTATGATGGACTCATTACCTTTAGTTATTTTTACAGGTCAGGTGGCTTCAAATGTCATTGGCACTGATGCCTTTCAGGAAGCTGACGTAATGGGAATTACAACCCCAATTACAAAACACAATTATCAAGTTCAATCCATCAGCGACCTGCCTCGCATTGTTAGAGAAGCTTTCCATATCGCTTCTACTGGCAGACCTGGTCCTGTAGTGGTTGATATCCCGAAGAATATTTCATCTGGTCCAGCCGAAGAAGAATATGAATCAACATTCTATCTTCCTGGCTATCAACCAAACCTTAAGCCAAACCCTCTTCAAATTAAGAAACTAGAGGATGCACTGGCGAAAGCGAAAAAACCTGTATTGCTAACAGGAGCTGGAATTATCCACGGCAATGCTTCAGAAGAACTAAAAGCATTCGCTCACCATCATGCAATCCCAGTTACCAATACGCTACTAGGACTGGGAGGCTATCCTGGAAACGATGAACTTTTCCTGGGTATGGCAGGCATGCACGGAACATACGCCGCCAACATGGCGCTGTATGAATGTGACTTACTCATTAATATCGGCTCTAGATTCGATGACCGATTAACCGGAAAACTGGAACATTTCGCACCCAATGCAACGGTTGCTCACGTAGACATCGACCCAGCTGAAATTGGTAAGAACATCACAACGCACATTCCAATCGTTGCTGACTCCAAAGAAGCATTGAAAGTTCTTCAAAAGCATGATGTGGAATCAACGAATCATGGAGACTGGCTACGCCATCTTCAAGAATATAAAGAAGAATATCCACTTTGGTACAACAATCCTGAGGAAAAAATGGTACCACAGTGGTTAATGGAAAAAGTTCATGAAGCAACTAATGGTGATGCCGTTGTAACCACTGATGTCGGGCAGCATCAAATGTGGGCAGCTCAGTACTATACCTTTAATGAACCTAATCGTTGGGTAACATCAGGAGGACTTGGAACGATGGGCTTTGGTTTCCCTGCAGCCATCGGTGCTTATCTTGCCAATCCAGAGAAGGCTTCTGTTGCAGTAGTTGGAGATGGTGGGTTCCAGATGACGATGCAAGAGCTGTCCATCCTACAGGAAAAGCGATATCCAGTAAAAGTGGTTATTGTAAACAACGAAGCACTTGGAATGGTTCGACAATGGCAAGAAAAATTCTATGAAGAGCGCTATTCGGAATCACTTCTTCACACTCAACCGGATTTCGTAAAACTAAGTGAAAGTTACAATGTTAATGCACTAAAAATCGAAAGCCAGCAACATCTTGAAGAAGTGTTACCTGAACTAATGCAAAACGATGAACCAGTCGTATTGGATTGCCGCGTCCTTCAACAAGAAAACGTCTATCCTATGATCGCTCCAGGAAAAGGTTTACATGAAATGATTGGAGTGAAACCAACATGA
- the ilvC gene encoding ketol-acid reductoisomerase — protein sequence MAEVLYHNDIQDEVLKAKKVAVVGYGSQGHAHAQNLKESGYNVVVGLRPGKSWTKAENDGQEVKRVADAVAEADVVMVLLPDEHQPSVFEHDIKPNLQAGNALAFAHGFNVHFNQVVPPADVDVFLVAPKGPGHLVRRTFEEGAGVPSLYGVFQDYTGQASEVAKAYAKGIGSGRAGVLETSFQEETETDLFGEQAVLCGGLSSLVKAGFETLTEAGYQPEVAYFECMHELKLIVDLMYEGGLENMRYSVSDTAQWGDFVSGKRIVDEGTKERMKGVLNDIQTGAFAKGWILENQANRPEFNAINVRENQHQIEQVGRELRELMPFVKESEKVKSEKEVVNNGSR from the coding sequence ATGGCAGAGGTACTTTATCACAACGATATTCAAGACGAGGTATTAAAAGCGAAAAAGGTTGCAGTAGTAGGATATGGCTCCCAAGGTCATGCTCACGCGCAGAACCTTAAAGAAAGTGGCTATAACGTAGTAGTTGGACTTCGCCCAGGAAAATCATGGACGAAAGCAGAAAACGACGGCCAAGAAGTTAAACGCGTAGCTGACGCAGTAGCAGAAGCAGACGTGGTTATGGTGCTTCTACCAGATGAGCATCAACCTTCTGTATTTGAACATGACATTAAACCAAATCTACAGGCCGGAAATGCATTGGCATTTGCACATGGTTTCAACGTTCACTTCAATCAAGTTGTCCCACCAGCTGATGTGGATGTATTCCTAGTAGCTCCAAAAGGACCAGGACATCTAGTGCGACGCACATTCGAAGAAGGTGCTGGAGTCCCTTCCCTATATGGTGTTTTCCAGGATTACACTGGTCAGGCAAGTGAGGTAGCGAAAGCTTATGCTAAAGGAATTGGGTCTGGTCGAGCAGGCGTACTAGAAACTTCCTTCCAAGAAGAGACTGAAACAGATCTATTCGGTGAGCAAGCTGTACTATGTGGCGGACTTTCAAGCCTTGTAAAAGCAGGTTTTGAAACACTTACAGAAGCTGGTTATCAACCAGAGGTTGCTTACTTCGAATGTATGCACGAGTTGAAGCTAATTGTTGACCTTATGTATGAAGGCGGACTAGAGAACATGCGTTATTCTGTATCCGATACAGCTCAGTGGGGCGATTTCGTATCCGGCAAACGCATCGTTGATGAAGGCACGAAAGAACGCATGAAAGGCGTACTGAACGACATCCAAACAGGTGCTTTCGCAAAAGGTTGGATCCTTGAAAACCAGGCAAATCGTCCAGAATTTAACGCTATCAACGTTCGTGAGAACCAACATCAAATCGAGCAAGTAGGTCGTGAACTACGAGAATTGATGCCTTTCGTTAAGGAATCTGAAAAAGTCAAATCTGAAAAGGAAGTGGTCAATAATGGCTCACGTTAA
- the ilvN gene encoding acetolactate synthase small subunit, with amino-acid sequence MKRIITATVQNRSGVLNRITGLLQKRQFNIESISVGRTETEGISKMTFVVDVEDFQKLEQLTKQLNKQVDVLKVSDITEKAIVARELALIKIGSNAQQRSEIQGIIEPFRADVIDVSKESLTVQATGKSEKIEALIELLRPYGIKELARTGLTAFQRGQQPQVADLTSSYSLLQ; translated from the coding sequence ATGAAACGAATCATAACCGCTACCGTTCAAAACCGCAGTGGTGTATTAAACCGAATTACAGGCCTACTCCAAAAAAGGCAATTTAACATTGAAAGTATATCGGTTGGGCGCACAGAAACAGAAGGCATTTCGAAAATGACGTTTGTCGTAGATGTAGAGGATTTCCAGAAACTCGAGCAACTTACAAAACAATTAAACAAACAAGTTGATGTTTTGAAAGTTTCAGATATTACAGAGAAAGCAATTGTAGCTAGAGAGCTTGCCCTCATTAAAATTGGGAGTAATGCTCAACAGCGAAGCGAAATTCAAGGCATCATTGAACCGTTTCGTGCGGATGTCATTGACGTTAGTAAGGAAAGCCTTACCGTTCAAGCCACAGGCAAATCCGAGAAAATCGAAGCACTCATTGAATTGCTTCGCCCATATGGCATTAAAGAATTAGCTCGTACAGGATTAACCGCATTTCAGCGGGGACAGCAGCCTCAAGTTGCTGACCTCACCTCCTCCTATTCATTATTACAATAG
- a CDS encoding Hsp20/alpha crystallin family protein, producing the protein MSSKENKEIRRRSMFDQLFDIHPNRSLLDTMDQFFTDAFGAGGGLPVSRQDGKSHYTIEVALPGVSKEEIDLELMDDTLRITVDRQESVINDTAKTMSENKSYLERTIRLPENLVLREMKARYDNGVLKVRFPKRRGKKVDIE; encoded by the coding sequence ATGTCGTCAAAAGAAAATAAAGAAATTCGCCGTAGAAGTATGTTTGATCAACTCTTTGATATTCATCCTAATCGGTCATTACTCGATACAATGGATCAATTTTTTACAGATGCATTTGGAGCCGGAGGAGGGCTTCCCGTATCAAGACAAGATGGTAAATCCCACTATACAATTGAGGTGGCGTTGCCTGGGGTTTCTAAGGAAGAGATTGATTTAGAGTTAATGGATGATACGTTACGCATCACTGTAGATAGACAGGAATCAGTAATAAATGATACTGCTAAAACAATGAGTGAAAATAAGTCCTATCTAGAAAGAACAATTCGGTTGCCTGAAAATCTTGTATTACGAGAAATGAAAGCACGATATGATAATGGGGTATTAAAAGTTCGATTTCCTAAACGTAGAGGGAAAAAGGTTGATATTGAGTAG
- a CDS encoding FUSC family protein produces MNSQTSFIQFIRHMSARLSASDPGRMRLMTAIKITLSVILSVITTNYFLLFLDNSSTNVTMPIFAGVVGLVSSFVLFDETEAQKKVTIWLMGLSSAISITTGSFLLDFYHLSDVMILIVVFLAFYLSRFSIRYFSICMIAFLSIYFTTILDIQFNQVAWYYLSITIGILYSYFFNFILLQYKPNQVLKKSMHSFHIQTNLILHLVKEMVISPSITSRQIKTLDRNLTKLNEYARNISGQLGTTNPGNVWKGIRANELRLYVYDAEMLMQTLSPTIQRLRELQAFQETPFQDALLDVLESIRNVRVLRDDNVLVQLNRAEKAIQALRAQIRNTTSEDQEEWLYLVRRIESIANHVIEGASELHEERVEHLEKDQEDIVEEDDSKTENQKGLYPATKKAIQAVIAGSVSVYLGYTLTPTHPYWILLSSFIIFMGTESVGSTFVKANQRTLGTVLGAVVGFGVAQLISHTTVEIAFIFFSIFMAFYLFPVSYSVMIFWITMIIAMLYDLLLGGITQEVMGVRVVDTFIGAYIGLLAATLVFPTKTRDKVAETMTMFLEELSSYIEAYLDHLLGKEQHNNFAEKSFELDQQLYQLRIDSISLRNRPGRLARSGIERWLTVLIAINYYAKHLHSTRHPIPDMDAIIENTLTHTKQYVIANITNVIQLIKGHGNITVWELEEDRKIVERYSNQRSSLSQQLFVYKLYYIWRINQSIVTLATDMGAAVQPAPSSMEENDK; encoded by the coding sequence ATGAACTCACAAACATCATTTATCCAATTTATCCGACATATGAGCGCGCGCCTGTCTGCATCCGACCCAGGTCGAATGAGATTAATGACCGCTATCAAAATCACGTTAAGTGTTATTTTAAGTGTAATTACAACAAATTATTTTTTATTGTTCCTAGATAATAGCAGTACCAACGTAACAATGCCGATTTTTGCAGGGGTTGTGGGGTTAGTCAGTTCCTTTGTTCTCTTTGATGAAACAGAGGCACAAAAGAAGGTTACAATATGGCTCATGGGGTTATCCAGTGCTATATCAATCACCACAGGCAGTTTTTTATTAGATTTTTACCATCTTTCTGATGTAATGATTCTAATTGTTGTCTTTTTAGCTTTTTATCTATCTCGCTTCTCCATTCGTTATTTTTCTATATGTATGATTGCATTCCTTTCCATTTATTTTACTACAATCCTAGATATACAGTTCAATCAAGTCGCTTGGTATTATCTAAGTATTACAATTGGAATTCTATATAGTTACTTCTTTAACTTTATCTTATTGCAATACAAACCAAATCAAGTCCTAAAAAAAAGCATGCATTCCTTTCATATACAAACGAATCTTATTCTTCATTTAGTCAAAGAAATGGTTATATCACCATCGATTACATCACGACAGATTAAAACACTAGATCGTAATTTAACAAAATTAAACGAATATGCACGCAATATATCAGGTCAGTTAGGGACAACGAATCCAGGGAATGTATGGAAAGGAATTCGTGCTAACGAACTCCGTCTCTATGTATATGATGCTGAAATGCTTATGCAAACCCTATCTCCCACTATTCAGCGACTTAGAGAATTACAAGCTTTTCAAGAGACACCTTTCCAGGATGCGTTACTAGATGTACTCGAGTCGATCAGGAATGTAAGAGTTTTACGTGATGATAATGTGTTGGTTCAACTCAACCGAGCAGAAAAAGCGATTCAAGCGTTACGTGCACAAATCAGAAATACAACTAGTGAAGATCAAGAAGAATGGTTGTATTTAGTGAGGCGTATTGAATCGATAGCCAATCATGTTATCGAAGGAGCTTCTGAGCTGCACGAGGAACGTGTAGAACATTTAGAAAAAGACCAAGAAGATATAGTTGAAGAAGATGATTCAAAAACAGAGAACCAAAAAGGACTATACCCAGCTACAAAGAAAGCTATCCAAGCCGTAATCGCCGGTAGTGTTTCTGTTTACCTGGGATACACGCTTACTCCAACGCATCCATATTGGATTCTTCTATCCTCCTTTATTATCTTTATGGGAACTGAATCTGTAGGAAGTACGTTTGTTAAAGCAAATCAGCGCACATTAGGAACAGTGCTTGGGGCTGTAGTTGGCTTTGGAGTAGCTCAGCTTATTTCACATACTACTGTTGAGATAGCGTTTATTTTCTTCAGCATTTTCATGGCATTTTACTTGTTCCCTGTTTCCTATTCGGTCATGATTTTTTGGATTACGATGATCATTGCGATGTTGTATGATTTACTACTTGGGGGAATCACACAAGAAGTCATGGGGGTTCGTGTTGTTGACACATTCATCGGAGCATATATTGGTTTGCTTGCTGCAACTCTCGTATTTCCAACAAAAACACGGGACAAAGTAGCAGAAACCATGACTATGTTTTTAGAAGAACTATCATCTTATATAGAAGCGTATCTAGATCACCTTTTAGGCAAGGAACAACATAATAATTTTGCAGAAAAAAGCTTTGAACTGGACCAACAACTCTACCAACTACGCATCGATTCCATTTCCCTAAGAAATCGACCCGGAAGATTGGCTCGTTCCGGTATTGAACGTTGGTTAACCGTTTTAATTGCCATTAATTATTATGCGAAGCACTTACATTCAACTCGGCACCCTATCCCTGATATGGATGCTATTATTGAAAATACATTAACGCATACCAAACAATATGTAATCGCTAATATTACAAATGTCATCCAGCTTATAAAAGGTCACGGTAACATAACTGTTTGGGAACTAGAAGAGGATCGGAAAATCGTCGAACGATACTCCAACCAGAGATCATCTCTTTCCCAACAACTATTCGTGTATAAACTCTATTACATTTGGCGCATAAACCAGTCTATTGTTACCCTTGCAACAGATATGGGAGCTGCTGTACAACCTGCTCCTAGTTCAATGGAAGAAAATGATAAGTAG
- a CDS encoding 2-isopropylmalate synthase: MAHVKVFDTTLRDGEQSPGVNLNQLEKLEIAKQLERFGVDIMEAGFPASSQSEFHSVQTIARTIENSSVTGLARAKKSDIDTAWEALKDAAEPRLHIFLATSPIHMTHKLQKSPDEVIDIAVDMVSYAREKFPQVEWSAEDACRSDREFLVRIIEKVIDAGATVINVPDTVGYSTPAEYGDLFRYLRENVPNIDQVSLSAHCHDDLGMAVANSLAAIENGATQVEGTINGIGERAGNASLEEIAVALTIRNNYYNYQTNLVLSEIKRTSDLVSKFTGMEVPGNKAVVGRNAFAHESGIHQDGMLKNASTYEIITPEMVGIHKSNMVLGKHSGKHAFVEKVEGLGYSLSEENLMDAFKSFKSLTDRKKEVTDEDLFTILTNVQTDTQDAPKYKLDAFQVQYGSSNIPTATVVLTTPDGSKEETAGTGRGSVEAIYNTLDSLIHEEVHLEDYRLSSIGEGRDALAEVHVRLTVNDVPINGRGAAQDVLEASAHAFLNAVNRVLLNPNSQQKQTANL, translated from the coding sequence ATGGCTCACGTTAAGGTCTTTGACACAACTCTACGAGATGGCGAACAGTCCCCTGGCGTTAACCTGAATCAATTAGAAAAACTTGAAATTGCTAAGCAACTGGAACGTTTTGGTGTAGATATTATGGAAGCGGGTTTTCCCGCTTCTTCCCAAAGTGAATTTCACTCTGTTCAGACAATCGCTCGTACGATTGAAAATTCTTCCGTAACTGGTCTTGCCAGGGCGAAGAAATCAGATATTGATACAGCGTGGGAAGCGTTAAAAGATGCTGCAGAGCCGCGCTTGCACATTTTCCTAGCAACCTCCCCTATTCATATGACACACAAACTACAGAAATCACCTGATGAAGTAATTGATATTGCAGTAGATATGGTGTCTTACGCAAGAGAGAAGTTCCCTCAAGTGGAATGGTCAGCAGAAGATGCATGTCGCTCTGATCGGGAGTTTTTAGTAAGAATCATTGAAAAAGTAATTGATGCAGGAGCTACTGTCATTAACGTACCTGACACAGTTGGTTACAGTACCCCTGCAGAATACGGTGATCTTTTCCGTTACCTTCGTGAAAATGTGCCAAATATTGATCAAGTATCCCTATCTGCCCATTGCCATGATGACCTTGGTATGGCTGTAGCAAACTCCTTAGCAGCCATCGAAAATGGCGCTACTCAAGTGGAAGGTACCATCAATGGCATTGGGGAGCGCGCAGGAAATGCTAGTCTTGAAGAAATCGCAGTCGCTCTAACCATTCGAAATAATTATTATAACTATCAAACAAACCTAGTTCTTAGTGAAATTAAACGAACTAGTGACTTGGTTAGTAAATTTACTGGCATGGAAGTACCAGGAAACAAAGCTGTTGTAGGTCGCAATGCCTTCGCTCACGAATCTGGTATTCACCAAGATGGCATGCTGAAGAACGCTTCTACCTATGAAATTATCACTCCAGAAATGGTTGGCATCCATAAGAGTAACATGGTACTAGGCAAGCATTCTGGTAAGCACGCATTCGTAGAAAAAGTAGAAGGTCTAGGTTATTCCCTTTCTGAAGAAAATCTAATGGATGCTTTTAAATCCTTCAAAAGCTTAACGGATCGTAAAAAAGAAGTAACAGATGAAGATCTTTTCACGATTCTTACCAACGTTCAAACCGATACGCAAGATGCTCCTAAGTATAAATTGGATGCATTCCAAGTGCAGTATGGTTCTTCTAACATTCCTACTGCTACAGTCGTTCTAACGACACCAGATGGCTCTAAAGAAGAAACAGCAGGCACTGGACGTGGAAGTGTGGAAGCCATTTACAACACACTAGATTCGTTGATTCATGAAGAGGTTCACCTAGAAGACTATCGTTTAAGCTCAATTGGCGAAGGGCGTGATGCTTTAGCCGAAGTCCATGTACGCCTTACAGTAAATGACGTACCAATTAACGGTCGTGGCGCTGCCCAGGACGTATTAGAAGCTTCTGCGCACGCGTTTCTAAACGCTGTCAATCGCGTACTGCTTAACCCTAATTCACAACAAAAACAAACAGCAAATTTATAA
- the ilvE gene encoding branched-chain-amino-acid transaminase, with amino-acid sequence MSSQWIFLNGQFVNKEEAVVSVYDHGFLYGDGVFEGIRAYSGNVFRLEEHLKRLYESAQSILLDVPYTKEELKQIIVNTIRHNELDNAYIRVVVSRGAGNLGLDPSSCSAPRVVVIAEALALFPKELYERGLRLGSVSTRRNRPDVLSPQVKSLNYLNNILVKLEANQAGVDEALMLNDQGYVTEGSADNIFIVKNGTIYTPPVYLGALEGVTRNAIIDLAKEHGYDLKEEPFTRHDVYVADEVFLTGTAAEVIAVVEVDQRKIGEGKPGEMTNELLALFRELVTRDGVQCYPDRQQDAVVS; translated from the coding sequence ATGAGCAGTCAATGGATTTTCCTAAACGGCCAATTCGTCAACAAGGAAGAAGCCGTAGTATCTGTTTACGATCATGGATTTTTATATGGAGACGGGGTGTTCGAAGGAATTCGTGCCTATAGCGGAAACGTCTTTCGTTTAGAAGAACATTTAAAACGCCTATATGAATCCGCACAATCGATCTTGCTTGATGTTCCATACACGAAGGAGGAATTAAAGCAGATTATTGTCAATACAATCAGACACAATGAACTTGACAATGCATATATCCGCGTCGTTGTATCTCGAGGCGCTGGAAACCTTGGCCTAGATCCATCAAGCTGTTCAGCACCACGAGTTGTGGTGATCGCCGAAGCACTCGCTCTTTTTCCTAAGGAACTATATGAACGAGGATTACGATTAGGATCCGTTTCTACCAGACGCAATCGACCAGACGTCTTAAGTCCTCAAGTTAAGTCTCTTAACTATTTAAATAATATTTTGGTTAAATTAGAGGCCAACCAAGCTGGCGTAGACGAAGCGTTAATGCTTAACGATCAAGGATATGTAACGGAAGGATCAGCAGATAATATCTTTATTGTTAAGAACGGCACGATTTATACCCCTCCTGTTTATCTAGGAGCTCTTGAAGGTGTTACCAGAAACGCCATTATTGATTTAGCAAAAGAACATGGCTATGACTTGAAAGAAGAACCATTTACTCGCCATGACGTATATGTAGCTGATGAAGTATTCCTTACAGGGACGGCAGCTGAAGTCATTGCTGTTGTAGAAGTTGACCAACGTAAAATCGGTGAAGGAAAACCAGGCGAGATGACAAATGAACTTCTTGCCCTATTCAGAGAACTTGTAACAAGAGACGGGGTACAATGTTACCCCGATAGGCAGCAAGACGCTGTGGTTAGCTAA
- a CDS encoding biotin transporter BioY, with protein MELRTMIYASLFAAIVGALGLLPPLITPFTPVPITAQTLGVMLAGSLLGAKKGGLSLLVFVLLVMVGAPLLSGGRGGLGVLFGVSGGYILSWPIGAFVIGYLVERFWSRMNIGLFILANLIGGVIVVYAMGVTYLSIITDTTWGQAAWSALIYIPGDLVKVVVASVIARQMMRVYPLIEKSRSNNVSRAV; from the coding sequence ATGGAATTAAGAACAATGATTTATGCTTCATTATTTGCTGCAATCGTAGGTGCTTTAGGGTTATTACCACCACTAATAACTCCTTTTACACCTGTGCCGATTACAGCACAGACACTAGGAGTCATGCTTGCAGGTTCTTTGTTAGGTGCTAAAAAAGGTGGATTAAGTTTATTGGTTTTCGTCTTATTAGTAATGGTAGGCGCCCCGCTTCTTTCTGGTGGACGGGGAGGTTTAGGGGTTTTATTTGGTGTATCAGGTGGTTACATATTAAGTTGGCCAATCGGAGCGTTCGTGATTGGTTATTTAGTGGAACGCTTTTGGAGTCGGATGAATATCGGATTGTTTATCTTAGCCAATCTAATCGGAGGAGTCATAGTTGTTTATGCGATGGGGGTTACCTACCTATCAATTATTACCGATACTACGTGGGGACAAGCAGCTTGGTCTGCACTCATTTACATTCCTGGTGATCTAGTGAAAGTGGTGGTTGCTTCTGTTATAGCTAGACAAATGATGAGAGTGTACCCTCTTATAGAGAAAAGTCGCTCAAACAATGTATCAAGAGCAGTTTAA
- the leuB gene encoding 3-isopropylmalate dehydrogenase: MEKQIVLLPGDGIGSEVIQSARQVLDAITERFNHTFTYHTHDIGGVAIDQQGTPLPQDTVRACEQADAVLLGAVGGPKWDNNPSHLRPEKGLLGIRKSLGLFANLRPIKGFPQLLHSSPLKHEVVDGSDLLIVRELTGGLYFGKPSERSHDGNSVVDTLAYERHEIERIVDNAFKSAQLRRKHLTSVDKANVLESSKLWREVVEEKKADYPDVTVEHQLVDAAAMKLITAPTDFDVIVTENMFGDILSDEASVLTGSLGMLPSASLRDDGVGLYEPVHGSAPDIAGKGVANPLAMILSTAMMLRHSFHLEKEANIVEEAVQQVLQDGYHTGDLDVKNGQLVGTKEMTRRVLEHVTSQDATNSIMTCYA, encoded by the coding sequence ATGGAAAAACAAATCGTCTTGCTTCCAGGGGATGGCATCGGTAGTGAAGTCATCCAATCTGCTAGGCAAGTGTTAGACGCCATTACGGAACGTTTCAACCATACGTTCACGTACCACACACATGATATCGGTGGAGTTGCCATTGATCAACAAGGCACTCCCCTCCCCCAAGATACCGTTCGAGCTTGCGAGCAAGCCGATGCAGTCCTCCTTGGAGCTGTTGGAGGTCCTAAGTGGGATAACAATCCTTCCCACCTTCGACCTGAGAAAGGATTACTTGGTATTCGTAAATCTTTAGGGCTTTTTGCAAATCTACGTCCTATTAAAGGTTTCCCACAACTTCTACACTCCTCCCCTCTCAAGCATGAGGTAGTAGATGGAAGTGACTTGTTGATTGTCCGTGAACTAACAGGTGGTCTTTATTTTGGAAAGCCGAGCGAACGAAGCCACGATGGGAATTCTGTAGTCGACACACTAGCTTATGAACGCCATGAAATTGAACGAATTGTCGATAATGCCTTCAAAAGTGCTCAGCTTCGTCGAAAGCATCTAACTTCAGTAGATAAAGCAAACGTACTTGAATCTAGTAAACTTTGGCGTGAAGTTGTCGAAGAGAAAAAGGCTGACTATCCTGATGTCACTGTAGAACATCAATTGGTCGATGCAGCTGCTATGAAACTCATTACAGCTCCTACTGATTTTGATGTCATCGTAACGGAAAATATGTTTGGAGATATCTTAAGTGATGAAGCATCTGTCTTAACAGGATCACTAGGTATGCTTCCTTCTGCAAGTTTACGAGATGACGGTGTTGGATTATATGAACCTGTACATGGTTCAGCGCCAGATATTGCAGGAAAAGGCGTAGCCAATCCTTTAGCTATGATTCTTTCAACCGCTATGATGCTTCGCCATTCCTTCCATCTTGAAAAAGAAGCGAACATCGTTGAAGAAGCTGTACAACAAGTACTTCAAGATGGTTATCACACAGGAGATTTAGATGTTAAGAATGGCCAGCTTGTAGGTACGAAAGAAATGACACGACGCGTACTTGAACATGTAACATCTCAAGACGCAACAAATAGTATCATGACATGCTACGCATAG